One part of the Lotus japonicus ecotype B-129 chromosome 2, LjGifu_v1.2 genome encodes these proteins:
- the LOC130735236 gene encoding uncharacterized protein LOC130735236, with amino-acid sequence MMNSLLWLPEYPTTFQPGWDIEEIHATFFKCISWQLEETLDTITCPYHYVCDRTHPADNYPPAVDILVFLFTTASYFITLVIVIMDVITSGTGRGRILLSQSKRFLLPSGPISLPLIILAFAKGPQINTIFPLSCTGPAILLLVLISALSFDNGIEPHKDIKYTFFAASTISGILHASLYLDSVVLPYYTGFDALMTSTFSGECVSCICRKEALVVGGKLVRYRGWSMTTFFVVGVLCLRLVCKISGENAWKLMLSIKTLMKKLSWILITVDCVYLIANSPPERAMLRAAAFGSIFVLILLHVLKEACSQIYTLACVAEKLRRMPTSLQTV; translated from the coding sequence ATGATGAATAGTCTGCTCTGGCTCCCAGAATACCCAACAACATTCCAACCTGGATGGGACATAGAAGAAATCCATGCCACATTCTTCAAATGCATCAGTTGGCAACTGGAAGAAACTCTTGATACAATCACCTGCCCTTACCATTATGTCTGTGATAGAACACACCCTGCAGATAATTACCCTCCTGCAGTTGATATCTTAGTCTTTCTTTTCACTACAGCTTCTTACTTTATCACACTTGTCATTGTGATAATGGATGTAATAACCTCCGGAAcaggaagaggaagaatccTCTTGAGTCAGTCAAAAAGGTTCTTGTTACCCTCTGGTCCAATTTCCCTGCCTCTTATAATCTTAGCCTTTGCAAAAGGTCCTCAAATTAACACAATTTTCCCACTCTCTTGCACTGGTCCCGCAATTCTTCTGCTAGTCCTTATTTCTGCCTTATCCTTTGACAATGGAATTGAACCCCATAAGGACATAAAGTACACATTTTTTGCAGCATCAACAATCTCTGGCATTTTGCATGCAAGCTTGTATCTTGATTCTGTTGTGCTGCCTTATTACACAGGTTTTGATGCATTGATGACTTCAACATTTTCAGGTGAGTGTGTGTCTTGTATATGCAGGAAAGAAGCTTTGGTTGTGGGAGGGAAACTAGTGAGGTACAGGGGTTGGTCAATGACAACATTTTTTGTTGTGGGTGTTCTGTGTTTGAGGCTTGTGTGTAAAATCTCAGGAGAAAATGCATGGAAATTAATGTTATCCATCAAAACCTTGATGAAAAAGTTGAGCTGGATTTTGATAACTGTGGATTGTGTTTATCTGATAGCAAACTCACCACCAGAGAGAGCAATGTTGAGAGCTGCTGCTTTTGGAAGCatatttgttttgattttgcTTCATGTCCTCAAAGAGGCATGCAGTCAAATTTACACATTGGCTTGTGTAGCAGAAAAATTGAGAAGGATGCCAACATCATTGCAAACAGTgtaa